A single genomic interval of Alistipes provencensis harbors:
- the rpsQ gene encoding 30S ribosomal protein S17, with product MERNLRKERIGVVVSNKMEKTIVVAVARKVKHPIYGKFVNKTTKFVAESLDETCKEGDTVRIMETRPLSKTKRWRLVQIIERAK from the coding sequence ATGGAAAGAAATCTTAGAAAAGAGCGTATCGGTGTGGTTGTCAGCAACAAGATGGAGAAGACCATTGTGGTTGCAGTAGCACGTAAGGTGAAGCATCCTATCTACGGCAAGTTCGTGAACAAGACGACGAAATTCGTCGCCGAGTCGCTCGACGAGACCTGCAAGGAGGGTGATACCGTGCGTATCATGGAAACCCGCCCGCTGAGCAAGACCAAGCGTTGGAGATTAGTACAAATCATTGAAAGAGCTAAGTAG
- the rpsS gene encoding 30S ribosomal protein S19 has product MSRSLKKGPFIDPKLEAKVVAQAEGNKKSVIKTWSRASMISPDFVGQTVAVHNGNKFIPVYVTENMVGHKLGEFAPTRNFRGHAGNKKK; this is encoded by the coding sequence ATGAGCCGTTCATTAAAAAAAGGACCGTTTATCGACCCCAAGCTCGAGGCGAAAGTCGTCGCTCAGGCCGAAGGGAATAAAAAGTCGGTAATCAAGACATGGTCACGCGCAAGTATGATCTCGCCTGACTTCGTAGGTCAGACGGTAGCTGTCCACAACGGAAACAAATTCATTCCGGTGTATGTAACAGAGAACATGGTAGGTCACAAACTCGGTGAGTTTGCCCCCACCCGCAACTTCCGTGGTCATGCAGGTAACAAGAAAAAATAG
- the rplV gene encoding 50S ribosomal protein L22, translating to MGARKANMAEKIKAEKKQKAIAIMRDCPTSPRKMRLVADIIRGVEINKALGILRYSKKEASIRMEKLLKSAIANWEAKNESERLEDTKLCVKEVFVDCGRMLKRIQAAPQGRAHRIRKRSNHVTIVVDKMVTVENK from the coding sequence ATGGGTGCAAGAAAAGCAAATATGGCCGAGAAAATAAAGGCCGAAAAGAAGCAGAAGGCAATCGCCATTATGCGTGACTGCCCGACCTCTCCCCGTAAGATGCGCCTGGTGGCCGACATCATCCGCGGCGTGGAGATCAACAAGGCTCTGGGCATCCTTCGTTACTCGAAGAAGGAGGCGTCGATCCGTATGGAGAAGCTCCTCAAGTCGGCGATCGCCAACTGGGAGGCCAAGAACGAGTCGGAGCGTCTGGAGGACACGAAGCTCTGCGTGAAAGAGGTATTCGTCGACTGCGGTCGCATGCTGAAGCGTATTCAGGCTGCGCCCCAAGGTCGCGCACACCGTATCCGCAAGCGTTCGAACCATGTGACGATCGTAGTTGACAAAATGGTAACCGTAGAAAACAAGTAA
- the rplE gene encoding 50S ribosomal protein L5, translated as MGYVPTLKTRYKEQIKAALMKEFGYSSVMQCPKLEKIVINQGMGQAVADKKLIDVAEAELTTITGQKAVQTRSRKDISNFKLRKGMPIGVRVTLRDTKMYEFLERLIAVALPRIRDFKGINEKFDGQGNYTLGITEQIIFPEIDIDKITKIFGMEITFVTTAKTDEEAYALLREFGLPFKNAKKNN; from the coding sequence ATGGGATACGTACCTACACTCAAGACACGGTATAAGGAGCAGATCAAGGCTGCCCTTATGAAGGAGTTCGGTTACTCGAGCGTTATGCAGTGCCCGAAGCTCGAAAAGATCGTCATCAACCAAGGTATGGGTCAGGCTGTCGCCGACAAGAAACTCATCGACGTGGCTGAAGCCGAACTGACTACGATCACCGGCCAGAAGGCTGTTCAGACCCGTTCGCGCAAGGACATCTCGAACTTCAAGCTGCGTAAGGGCATGCCCATCGGCGTGCGCGTGACGCTGCGCGATACGAAGATGTACGAGTTTCTGGAGCGTCTGATCGCAGTGGCGCTTCCCCGAATCCGCGACTTCAAGGGAATCAATGAGAAGTTCGACGGCCAAGGCAACTACACCTTGGGCATCACCGAGCAGATCATCTTCCCGGAGATCGACATCGACAAGATCACCAAGATCTTCGGCATGGAGATCACGTTCGTAACGACGGCCAAGACCGACGAAGAGGCTTATGCCCTGCTCCGCGAGTTCGGCCTTCCTTTCAAAAACGCTAAAAAGAACAACTAA
- the rplW gene encoding 50S ribosomal protein L23, whose protein sequence is MNIIIKPVLTEKMTIQGDKLNRYGFIVDVKANKLQIRNAVEQMYNVVVTDVNTVNYMGKLKSRYTKAGLLEGRANNFKKAIVTLKDGDKIDFYSNI, encoded by the coding sequence ATGAACATTATTATTAAGCCGGTTTTGACCGAGAAAATGACGATTCAGGGCGATAAGTTGAATCGCTACGGTTTTATCGTTGACGTAAAGGCTAACAAGCTGCAGATTCGCAATGCCGTAGAGCAGATGTACAACGTCGTCGTTACGGACGTGAACACCGTGAACTACATGGGCAAACTCAAGAGCCGCTATACCAAGGCTGGTCTTCTGGAGGGTCGCGCCAATAACTTCAAGAAGGCTATCGTCACCTTGAAGGATGGAGACAAGATCGATTTTTACAGTAATATCTAA
- the rplB gene encoding 50S ribosomal protein L2 yields the protein MAVRKFKPVTAGTRHKIVGTFDEITTNKPEKSLLSPKKSSGGRNSAGKMTVRYIGGGHKQMYRNVDFKRAKDGMAATVKSIEYDPNRTARIALLVYADGEKSYIIAPNGLQVGQTVMSGAGVAPEVGNTLFLSEIPLGTVVHNIELYPGQGAAMARSAGSYAQLLAREGKFAIIKLPSGETRMVLVTCRATVGVVSNVDHSLEQSGKAGRERWLGRRPRTRGVVMNPVDHPMGGGEGRASGGHPRSRKGLLAKGYKTRNPKKTTSKFIISKKKK from the coding sequence ATGGCAGTAAGAAAATTTAAACCTGTTACCGCAGGTACGAGACATAAGATTGTCGGCACGTTCGACGAGATAACGACGAACAAGCCGGAGAAGTCGCTGCTGAGCCCCAAAAAGAGCTCGGGCGGACGTAACAGCGCCGGTAAGATGACGGTTCGCTATATCGGCGGCGGTCACAAGCAGATGTATCGTAATGTCGACTTCAAACGTGCGAAGGACGGCATGGCTGCAACGGTAAAATCGATCGAGTACGACCCCAATCGTACCGCACGCATTGCACTTCTGGTTTACGCCGACGGTGAGAAGAGCTACATCATCGCACCTAACGGACTCCAAGTCGGTCAGACCGTAATGAGCGGCGCAGGCGTTGCTCCTGAGGTCGGAAACACGCTCTTCCTGAGCGAGATCCCTCTGGGTACGGTCGTGCACAACATTGAACTCTACCCCGGTCAGGGTGCCGCCATGGCACGCTCGGCCGGTTCCTACGCCCAGTTGCTGGCTCGTGAGGGCAAATTCGCCATCATCAAGCTGCCTTCGGGCGAGACTCGTATGGTACTCGTAACTTGCCGTGCTACGGTGGGTGTCGTGTCGAACGTCGACCACAGCCTCGAGCAGTCGGGCAAGGCAGGACGCGAGCGTTGGCTCGGCCGTCGTCCCCGCACCCGTGGTGTCGTCATGAACCCGGTGGATCACCCGATGGGTGGTGGCGAAGGACGTGCGTCGGGTGGTCACCCGCGTTCGCGCAAGGGTCTGCTTGCCAAGGGTTATAAGACTCGTAACCCGAAGAAGACGACCTCGAAGTTTATTATTTCCAAGAAGAAAAAATAA
- the rpsH gene encoding 30S ribosomal protein S8 codes for MTDPIADFLTRIRNAVKANHKVVEAPGSKIKQEMTKILYEQGYILAYKFDKDEKGHPSIKIALKWDAATKTNAIKDLKRVSRPGLRQYASVSDMPRVLNGLGIAIISTSKGIMTDAQARKENVGGEVLCYIY; via the coding sequence ATGACTGATCCTATTGCGGACTTTCTGACCAGAATTAGAAACGCGGTGAAAGCCAACCACAAGGTGGTTGAAGCTCCCGGTTCAAAAATTAAGCAGGAGATGACCAAGATCCTCTACGAGCAGGGTTACATTCTCGCTTACAAATTCGACAAGGACGAGAAGGGCCACCCGTCGATCAAAATCGCTCTGAAGTGGGATGCCGCCACCAAGACCAACGCCATCAAGGACCTCAAGCGCGTCAGCCGCCCGGGTCTGCGTCAGTATGCGTCGGTTTCGGACATGCCCCGCGTACTGAACGGTCTGGGCATCGCCATCATTTCGACCTCGAAAGGCATCATGACCGACGCTCAGGCCCGCAAGGAGAACGTGGGCGGCGAGGTGCTGTGCTACATCTACTAA
- the rpsC gene encoding 30S ribosomal protein S3 — MGQKVNPIANRLGIIRGWDSNWFGGKDFSDKLVEDAKIRKYLNVRLAKASISKIIIERTLKLVTVTISTARPGIIIGKGGQEVDKLKEELKKLTGKEIQINIFEVKRPEVDAVIVGQNIARQLEGRVSFRRAVKMAVASTMRMGAEGIKIQVAGRVGGAEMARTETIKEGRIPLHTFRADIDYCLTEALTKVGILGVKVWICQGIVYGQRDLFEIAGASAQAPSGDRGERGDRRGGRGDRGDRRGGDRRGGDRRGGRGDRRNNNQ, encoded by the coding sequence ATGGGACAGAAAGTTAATCCGATAGCAAATCGTCTTGGCATCATCCGCGGTTGGGATTCCAACTGGTTCGGAGGCAAGGATTTCTCCGACAAACTCGTCGAGGACGCCAAGATCCGCAAGTATCTGAATGTCCGTCTGGCCAAGGCGAGCATCTCGAAGATCATCATCGAGCGCACGCTGAAACTCGTGACGGTTACGATTTCGACCGCCCGTCCGGGTATCATCATCGGCAAGGGCGGACAGGAGGTCGACAAACTGAAGGAGGAGCTGAAGAAGCTCACCGGCAAGGAGATCCAGATCAACATCTTCGAGGTGAAGCGCCCCGAGGTGGACGCCGTGATCGTCGGTCAGAACATCGCCCGCCAGTTGGAGGGCCGTGTATCGTTCCGCCGCGCCGTGAAGATGGCCGTGGCTTCGACCATGCGCATGGGTGCCGAGGGTATCAAGATTCAGGTTGCCGGCCGTGTAGGCGGCGCCGAGATGGCCCGTACCGAGACGATCAAGGAAGGACGCATTCCGCTGCACACGTTCCGCGCAGATATCGACTACTGCCTGACGGAGGCGCTCACCAAGGTGGGTATTCTGGGCGTGAAGGTCTGGATCTGCCAAGGCATCGTCTACGGACAGCGCGACCTGTTCGAGATCGCAGGCGCTTCGGCGCAGGCTCCCTCGGGCGACCGCGGTGAACGCGGAGACCGTCGTGGCGGACGCGGAGATCGTGGCGACCGTCGCGGTGGCGATCGTCGTGGCGGGGACCGTCGCGGTGGACGCGGAGACCGTCGCAACAACAATCAGTAG
- the rpsN gene encoding 30S ribosomal protein S14: protein MAKESMKAREVKRAKLANRYAHKREEIAAKVKSGEMDHEEAWQALSKLPRNSNPIRQHNRCKITGRPKGYIRLFGISRIQFREMASKGLIPGVTKASW, encoded by the coding sequence ATGGCAAAAGAATCGATGAAAGCCCGCGAGGTGAAGCGTGCGAAGCTTGCAAACCGCTATGCTCACAAGCGCGAGGAGATCGCTGCCAAGGTGAAGAGCGGTGAGATGGACCACGAGGAGGCATGGCAGGCGCTTTCGAAGCTGCCCCGCAACTCGAATCCGATCCGTCAGCACAACCGCTGCAAGATCACCGGCCGTCCCAAAGGCTACATCCGCCTGTTCGGCATCAGCCGTATCCAGTTCCGTGAGATGGCCTCGAAGGGTCTGATCCCGGGCGTTACGAAGGCCAGCTGGTAG
- the rplP gene encoding 50S ribosomal protein L16, whose amino-acid sequence MLQPKKTKFRRMQKGRMKGIAQRGNQLAYGSFAIKALESTWITGRQIEAARQAITRYMKREGQLWIRIFPDKPITKKPAEVRMGKGKGNPEGFVAPVTPGRILFEAEGVPLEVAQEALRLGAQKLPITTKFIVRRDYVETTI is encoded by the coding sequence ATGTTACAGCCGAAAAAGACCAAATTTAGAAGAATGCAGAAAGGCCGTATGAAAGGTATCGCTCAGAGAGGAAACCAACTTGCATACGGATCGTTCGCAATCAAGGCACTTGAATCGACCTGGATCACAGGTCGTCAGATAGAGGCGGCCCGTCAGGCCATTACGCGTTACATGAAGCGTGAAGGTCAGTTGTGGATTCGCATCTTCCCCGACAAACCCATCACGAAGAAGCCCGCCGAGGTGCGTATGGGTAAGGGTAAGGGTAATCCCGAAGGCTTCGTGGCGCCAGTTACGCCCGGACGCATTCTCTTCGAGGCCGAAGGTGTGCCTCTGGAAGTAGCTCAGGAGGCGCTGCGCCTGGGAGCCCAGAAGCTGCCCATTACCACCAAGTTTATCGTAAGACGTGACTACGTCGAAACCACAATTTAA
- the rpmC gene encoding 50S ribosomal protein L29 gives MKSAEIKDISIKDLQERIETEKAQLGKLKVQHAVSPVENPSIIKKNRRDIARMLTILRQKNAK, from the coding sequence ATGAAAAGTGCAGAAATCAAGGATATTTCGATCAAGGACCTGCAGGAACGCATCGAGACCGAAAAGGCCCAGCTCGGGAAGTTGAAGGTGCAGCACGCAGTGTCCCCCGTCGAGAACCCGTCGATCATCAAGAAGAACCGCAGAGATATAGCTCGCATGCTGACCATTCTGCGTCAAAAAAACGCTAAATAA
- the rplN gene encoding 50S ribosomal protein L14, producing the protein MIQQESRLVVADNSGAKEVLCIRVLGGTKRRYASIGDKIVVAVKSATPSGDVKKGAVSKAVVVRTTKEIRRANGSYIRFDDNAVVLLNNQGEMRGTRIFGPVARELRDQYMKIISLAPEVL; encoded by the coding sequence ATGATACAACAGGAAAGTAGACTCGTAGTAGCTGATAACAGCGGTGCGAAGGAGGTCCTCTGCATCCGGGTGCTCGGCGGCACGAAGCGTCGCTACGCATCTATCGGCGATAAGATCGTGGTGGCCGTGAAGAGCGCGACCCCCTCGGGCGATGTCAAGAAGGGCGCCGTATCGAAGGCGGTCGTCGTAAGAACCACGAAGGAAATCAGGCGTGCAAACGGTTCGTACATTCGTTTCGACGACAACGCCGTGGTGCTGCTTAACAACCAGGGTGAAATGCGCGGTACTCGTATATTCGGCCCCGTAGCTCGTGAGCTGCGCGACCAGTATATGAAGATTATCTCCCTCGCACCCGAAGTATTGTAA
- the rplF gene encoding 50S ribosomal protein L6 — protein MSRIGKLPVNLPAGVTVEVSADNTVSVKGPLGTLSQKVDSDITVEVGTHTDVRTGAEVPAVLVSRPTNQPRHRSMHGLYRALINNMVVGVSKGYEIKQELVGVGFKAEVKGQVLEMSLGYSHDTHFLLPKEVTATAVTEKKGNPIVTFKSIDKQLVGQVAAKLRSLRKPEPYKGKGIKFVGEQIRRKAGKSAGAK, from the coding sequence ATGTCAAGAATTGGTAAATTACCTGTAAACCTGCCTGCCGGCGTTACCGTAGAGGTATCGGCCGACAATACGGTAAGCGTGAAAGGGCCACTCGGGACGCTGAGCCAGAAAGTTGACTCGGATATCACGGTAGAGGTCGGCACGCATACGGATGTCCGCACGGGCGCGGAAGTTCCCGCCGTTCTGGTGAGCCGTCCCACCAACCAGCCCCGCCACCGCTCGATGCACGGCCTGTACCGTGCGCTGATCAACAACATGGTTGTCGGCGTATCGAAAGGCTATGAGATCAAGCAGGAGCTCGTGGGCGTCGGCTTCAAGGCCGAGGTCAAGGGTCAGGTTCTGGAGATGAGCCTCGGCTATTCGCACGATACGCATTTCCTGCTGCCCAAGGAGGTGACCGCTACGGCCGTTACCGAGAAAAAGGGTAACCCCATCGTAACGTTCAAGTCGATCGACAAGCAGCTTGTCGGCCAAGTCGCCGCCAAACTCCGTTCGCTGCGCAAGCCGGAGCCGTACAAGGGCAAGGGTATCAAGTTCGTAGGCGAGCAGATCCGTCGCAAGGCCGGTAAATCAGCAGGTGCTAAATAG
- the rplX gene encoding 50S ribosomal protein L24, whose amino-acid sequence MSVKLHIKKGDQVQVIAGDGKGQTGKVLKVEVSKQRAIVEGVNLCKKATKPNAQNPQGGIIEKEAPIHVSNLMLIDPKSGKPTKVGRKLNAKGKLVRFAKKSGEEIK is encoded by the coding sequence ATGTCAGTGAAATTACATATTAAGAAAGGGGATCAGGTTCAGGTCATTGCCGGCGACGGCAAGGGCCAGACGGGTAAAGTCCTGAAGGTCGAGGTTTCGAAGCAGCGTGCCATCGTTGAAGGCGTGAACCTCTGCAAGAAGGCCACCAAACCCAATGCGCAGAATCCCCAAGGCGGCATCATCGAGAAAGAGGCTCCGATCCACGTCTCGAACCTGATGCTCATCGACCCCAAGTCGGGCAAGCCCACCAAGGTCGGCCGCAAGCTCAATGCAAAAGGTAAATTAGTTCGTTTCGCTAAAAAGTCAGGGGAGGAGATCAAATAA
- the rplR gene encoding 50S ribosomal protein L18, with product MSLNKIERRERIKMRIRKIVSGTPAQPRMTVYRSNKQIYVQFIDDLAGVTLATASSLDKEVAEAAAGKNKCEVAALVGKLAAERATAKGISAVAFDRNGYLYHGRVKQLAEAAREGGLKF from the coding sequence ATGTCACTGAACAAGATAGAAAGAAGAGAGAGGATCAAGATGCGTATCCGCAAGATCGTGAGCGGAACGCCTGCACAGCCTCGCATGACTGTATATCGTAGCAACAAGCAGATCTACGTGCAGTTCATTGATGATCTCGCCGGTGTAACCCTTGCCACGGCTTCCTCGCTGGACAAGGAGGTGGCCGAAGCCGCTGCCGGTAAGAACAAGTGCGAAGTAGCCGCCCTGGTGGGCAAGCTGGCCGCCGAGCGCGCCACGGCCAAAGGCATTTCGGCCGTCGCTTTCGACCGTAACGGTTACCTGTATCACGGAAGAGTTAAACAGCTGGCCGAAGCAGCACGCGAAGGCGGACTTAAATTCTAA